Proteins from a single region of Runella sp. SP2:
- a CDS encoding DUF6686 family protein, with protein sequence MNHQTQTLSERPNGYVGFCDCCQRFNVSFNNSLFIFSKAELRCFSEILRDKIGIQPFYTSHGKEIIVQTPMSNYYLVFTDAEIEELIAMINEALLLSDANEILANSPYSGNN encoded by the coding sequence ATGAATCATCAAACACAAACACTCTCCGAACGCCCCAACGGCTACGTTGGTTTTTGCGATTGCTGTCAACGTTTCAACGTGAGCTTCAACAACTCTTTGTTCATTTTTTCTAAAGCAGAGTTGCGCTGTTTCTCTGAAATCTTGCGTGACAAAATAGGCATCCAACCATTTTACACCTCACACGGTAAAGAAATCATTGTTCAAACCCCTATGAGCAATTATTATTTGGTTTTTACCGATGCTGAAATTGAAGAACTTATTGCAATGATAAATGAAGCATTGCTATTGTCTGATGCCAACGAAATATTAGCCAATTCACCCTATTCAGGCAATAATTAA
- a CDS encoding PepSY domain-containing protein: MPNFKKIIGFIHLWLGLLSGLVVFVVSLTGCLYAFQQEIQDALQDFRFSKVENKAILPPSAFEAVARKTLPKAHLHAINYPAKGRSVEAIFFDFAPNEHYYIVYHNPYTAEVLHVQNMEETFFHWVLDGHYYLWLPPEIGQPITSYATLIFVFLLITGIVLWWPKNKAAAKQRFWFRWKEATQWKRKNYDLHNILGFYSSFLLLIIAVTGIFFGIQWFTYLIYNATGGEKNLLFTEPVSQKPTQTNFKKPVTDLIWEKMKAEYPDAVSLEVHAIESDSSAIGANVNKKEGVFWSIDYRYFDQYTLKEISVDHVYGRLKDANVADKLIRMTYDIHTGGILGFAGKVLAFLLSVVATSLPITGFMIWWGRRKKKERTVTKSAKVEVI, from the coding sequence ATGCCAAACTTCAAAAAAATCATTGGCTTCATTCACCTCTGGCTCGGGCTATTGTCGGGGCTTGTTGTATTTGTGGTAAGCCTTACGGGCTGCCTGTACGCCTTTCAGCAAGAAATTCAGGATGCACTCCAAGACTTTCGTTTTTCAAAAGTGGAAAACAAAGCCATACTTCCCCCCTCGGCCTTTGAGGCAGTTGCCCGTAAAACCTTACCCAAAGCCCATTTGCACGCCATCAATTACCCCGCAAAAGGGCGCAGTGTTGAGGCTATTTTTTTTGATTTTGCCCCCAATGAACACTATTACATAGTTTATCACAACCCTTATACTGCCGAGGTGCTACACGTCCAAAACATGGAAGAGACTTTTTTCCATTGGGTATTAGATGGCCACTATTACCTGTGGCTTCCTCCCGAAATTGGGCAACCCATTACTTCTTACGCTACCCTTATTTTTGTGTTTTTGCTCATTACGGGTATCGTCCTTTGGTGGCCTAAAAACAAAGCGGCGGCGAAACAACGCTTCTGGTTTCGCTGGAAAGAAGCGACGCAATGGAAACGGAAAAACTATGATTTGCACAATATTTTAGGGTTTTATAGCTCATTTTTACTACTGATTATCGCCGTTACGGGGATATTTTTTGGTATCCAATGGTTTACTTATCTCATTTATAATGCCACGGGAGGTGAAAAAAACTTGTTGTTTACCGAACCAGTCTCGCAAAAACCCACTCAAACCAACTTTAAAAAACCCGTCACTGATTTGATTTGGGAAAAAATGAAAGCCGAGTACCCCGATGCAGTTTCGCTCGAAGTACACGCCATCGAATCAGATTCATCGGCCATTGGCGCCAATGTAAATAAGAAAGAAGGCGTTTTTTGGAGTATCGACTACCGCTATTTTGACCAATATACTTTAAAAGAAATCTCAGTTGACCACGTATATGGTCGATTAAAAGACGCCAATGTCGCCGATAAATTAATCCGAATGACCTACGATATTCATACGGGAGGCATTTTGGGGTTTGCGGGAAAAGTACTGGCTTTTTTACTTTCTGTCGTAGCCACGAGTTTGCCAATTACGGGTTTTATGATTTGGTGGGGGCGAAGAAAAAAGAAAGAACGAACGGTTACAAAATCAGCAAAAGTAGAAGTTATTTAA